A genome region from Bacillota bacterium includes the following:
- the iadA gene encoding beta-aspartyl-peptidase gives MEAPCSLLRVERIFTPEPSDATDILMCGERIAWVGKRLDPPAGWPVELVEVPGALAVPGFIDGHVHVTGGGGEGGYATRCPEISVDEIVAAGVTTVVGCLGTDDVTRHPEALLAKVRALEEQGVSAYMYVGSYAVPPVTLTGSVKRDLVLIDKVIGVGEIAISDHRSAQPQPAELRRLAAEARVGGMLAGKAGIVHVHVGSGRDGLKPLFDIVEQTELPITQFVPTHVNRTRRLLDEAERFASLGGTVDVTAFDFPSADAVPAWQAIVQLAGRGVEWSRITMSSDSNGSLPEFDESGRLVRMRVASIRSLLADWRSLVRQARVPLERALQVVTSNVASVLKLQRKGRLLPGMDADIAVFDGDLNVLQVWCRGRRLHPPGA, from the coding sequence ATGGAGGCGCCATGCTCCCTTTTGCGCGTGGAACGCATCTTCACCCCGGAGCCGAGCGACGCCACGGACATCCTGATGTGCGGCGAACGCATCGCCTGGGTCGGCAAGCGGCTCGACCCGCCGGCCGGGTGGCCCGTTGAACTCGTCGAGGTGCCGGGGGCTCTGGCGGTGCCGGGCTTCATCGACGGCCACGTGCACGTGACGGGGGGCGGGGGAGAGGGAGGCTACGCCACGCGCTGCCCCGAGATCTCGGTGGACGAGATAGTGGCGGCGGGGGTTACGACGGTCGTCGGCTGCCTGGGAACCGATGACGTGACCCGCCACCCTGAGGCGCTGCTGGCAAAGGTGCGCGCGCTCGAGGAGCAGGGGGTCTCGGCGTACATGTACGTGGGTTCGTATGCGGTACCCCCCGTTACCCTCACCGGCAGCGTCAAGCGGGACCTGGTGCTCATCGACAAGGTCATCGGCGTCGGGGAGATCGCCATCTCCGATCACCGCTCGGCGCAGCCGCAGCCGGCCGAGCTGCGGCGCCTGGCTGCCGAGGCGCGGGTGGGGGGCATGCTGGCCGGGAAGGCGGGCATCGTCCACGTTCACGTGGGGAGCGGCCGCGACGGGCTCAAGCCGCTGTTTGACATCGTGGAGCAGACGGAGCTGCCCATCACCCAGTTCGTCCCCACGCACGTCAACAGGACCCGGCGCCTGCTCGACGAGGCGGAGCGGTTTGCCTCGCTTGGCGGGACGGTGGACGTGACGGCTTTTGACTTCCCGTCGGCCGACGCGGTGCCCGCCTGGCAAGCCATTGTGCAACTCGCCGGCCGCGGCGTCGAGTGGTCGCGGATCACGATGAGCTCGGACAGCAACGGGAGCCTGCCCGAGTTTGACGAGAGCGGCCGGCTGGTGCGCATGCGGGTCGCCAGCATCCGTTCGCTTCTGGCCGACTGGCGCAGCCTGGTCAGGCAAGCGCGTGTGCCGTTGGAGCGGGCGCTGCAGGTCGTGACGAGCAACGTCGCCTCCGTGTTGAAGCTGCAGCGCAAGGGGCGGCTCCTCCCGGGCATGGACGCGGACATCGCGGTGTTCGACGGCGATCTCAACGTGCTTCAGGTCTGGTGCCGCGGCCGGCGGCTCCACCCGCCGGGTGCGTGA
- a CDS encoding SNF2-related protein produces the protein MELAPFIFRLSRELLEVDALECDATLQRLFAPHREVILQDEAGREVRCLVEAGGGAVSGRGLGAFFRRFREELLGIAPLGEPARFCIVHLPFLAATSQEARAPAPGRAPGVKRREAAGAAEALRAADLQDPLAAELLERWRRGAFDREAADEVHQASLRLSMTPGFDELVSLDMVAFTPFAHQLRTVRQVLQRMRGRALLCDEVGLGKTIEAGLVLMEYLQRGLVRRVLVLVPPSLVEQWIEELRRKFRLDFVAYDDPRFRQASNGWAEFERVVASMDTAKREPHASSIAAVSYDLVIVDEAHHLRNRETLAWKLVNRLQKRYILLLTATPVQNDLDELFNLITLLRPGQLHTPAEFRRRYVARGDRLQPRNVGELRRLVSEVMIRNRRAETDVRLPPRQAETVRVELTQAEREIYRRVSEWVRTQYRALVAAGHPVNGAAVSTLLLKTVQREAGSSPVAVLPTLERLWLGLSPGAADGDRRPGRTGELPDPLAELAELARSADPGSKARVLLALLERVQDKVVVFTGFRKTQKVLVELLREAGLSVVAYHGEMGRVQKEEAIREFAASARVLVSTESGGEGRNLQEFCATLVNFDLPWNPMRIEQRIGRLHRIGQKRPVFIYNLAAGGTIEAHLLELLNAKLNLFELVIGELDMILGNLTGEQEFEDRLFDIWGRAQDERAFQQELERLGEQLAQARGRYEAAVALDEALFGGELGAGD, from the coding sequence ATGGAGCTTGCCCCGTTCATCTTTCGGCTCTCCCGTGAACTGCTCGAGGTGGACGCGCTCGAATGCGACGCCACGCTTCAGCGGCTTTTCGCCCCCCACCGGGAGGTCATCCTGCAGGACGAGGCGGGCCGGGAGGTGCGCTGCCTCGTGGAAGCCGGCGGCGGCGCGGTCAGCGGCCGGGGGCTCGGCGCCTTCTTCCGGCGGTTTCGCGAGGAACTGCTCGGAATCGCCCCGCTGGGCGAGCCCGCTCGCTTTTGCATCGTTCACCTCCCGTTTCTCGCCGCCACATCCCAGGAGGCCCGGGCTCCGGCGCCTGGCCGCGCCCCCGGGGTGAAACGACGCGAAGCGGCTGGGGCCGCTGAGGCCCTCCGAGCGGCCGACCTGCAGGACCCCCTGGCGGCCGAGCTCCTGGAACGATGGCGCCGCGGCGCTTTCGACCGGGAGGCGGCGGACGAAGTCCACCAGGCGTCGCTCCGGCTTTCCATGACGCCCGGCTTCGACGAGCTCGTCTCCCTCGACATGGTCGCCTTCACACCTTTCGCGCACCAACTCCGAACCGTCCGGCAGGTGCTGCAGCGCATGCGGGGGCGGGCGCTGCTCTGCGACGAGGTGGGGCTCGGCAAGACCATCGAGGCGGGGCTCGTCCTGATGGAGTACCTGCAGCGCGGGCTCGTGCGGCGGGTGCTGGTGCTCGTGCCGCCGTCGCTGGTCGAGCAGTGGATCGAGGAGCTGCGCCGGAAGTTTCGGCTGGATTTCGTGGCCTATGACGACCCGCGCTTCCGCCAGGCCTCGAACGGGTGGGCCGAGTTTGAGCGCGTGGTGGCCTCCATGGACACTGCCAAGCGCGAGCCCCACGCCTCGTCCATCGCGGCTGTCTCCTACGACCTCGTGATCGTGGACGAGGCGCACCACCTGCGCAACCGTGAGACGCTCGCCTGGAAGCTCGTCAACCGCCTGCAGAAGCGCTACATCCTCCTGCTGACGGCAACGCCGGTGCAAAACGACCTGGACGAGCTGTTCAATTTGATTACGCTGCTCCGGCCCGGCCAGCTCCATACGCCCGCCGAGTTTCGCCGCCGGTACGTGGCCAGGGGGGACAGGCTCCAGCCCCGCAACGTGGGCGAACTGCGGCGCTTGGTGAGCGAGGTCATGATCCGCAACCGGCGCGCCGAGACCGACGTGAGGCTGCCGCCGAGGCAGGCCGAGACGGTGCGCGTCGAACTCACGCAGGCCGAGCGGGAGATCTATCGCCGGGTGAGCGAATGGGTCCGAACGCAGTACCGGGCTCTCGTGGCCGCCGGCCACCCCGTGAACGGCGCGGCCGTGTCGACCCTGCTGCTCAAAACGGTGCAGCGCGAGGCGGGCTCGAGCCCGGTGGCGGTGCTGCCGACGCTGGAGCGTCTCTGGCTTGGCCTTTCCCCGGGCGCGGCGGATGGCGACCGGCGCCCGGGCCGCACGGGCGAGCTTCCGGATCCCCTTGCCGAACTGGCCGAGCTGGCGCGCTCGGCTGACCCTGGCAGCAAGGCCCGGGTTTTGCTGGCGCTGCTGGAGCGGGTTCAGGACAAGGTCGTGGTTTTCACGGGCTTCCGGAAGACCCAGAAGGTGCTCGTCGAGTTGCTGCGGGAGGCCGGGCTTTCGGTCGTCGCGTACCACGGCGAAATGGGCCGGGTGCAGAAGGAGGAGGCCATCCGCGAGTTCGCCGCCAGCGCCCGGGTGCTCGTCAGCACCGAGTCCGGAGGAGAGGGACGCAATCTTCAAGAGTTCTGTGCGACGCTGGTCAATTTCGATCTACCCTGGAATCCCATGCGTATCGAGCAGCGCATCGGACGCCTTCACCGCATCGGGCAGAAGCGACCCGTCTTCATCTACAACCTGGCCGCGGGCGGCACCATCGAAGCCCACCTGCTCGAGTTGCTCAACGCCAAGCTCAACCTCTTCGAGCTCGTGATCGGCGAACTCGACATGATCCTGGGCAACCTCACCGGTGAGCAGGAGTTTGAAGACCGGCTGTTCGACATATGGGGCCGGGCGCAGGACGAACGGGCCTTTCAACAGGAGCTCGAACGGCTCGGCGAGCAGCTGGCACAGGCCCGCGGGCGCTACGAGGCGGCGGTGGCGCTGGACGAAGCGCTTTTCGGCGGCGAACTGGGGGCCGGGGATTGA
- a CDS encoding ABC transporter permease: MAQLQPSADAAIALPSRRVRRLPAWLRTPGGIAGFAGVALFICVALLAPLLSPHDPNAIELLNILKPPSADHWLGTDQFGRDVFARIVWGSRVSLTVAVASLGLAAAVGIFLGALAGYRGGWVDEATMRVVDVLLSFPDIMLAIAVTAILPPGLVSTIVAIGVYNLPQVMRVTRGSVLSVRNNLYVEGARAVGKSDWGILVRYVIPNAMPPVLVLLTLRTAASILTASGLSFLGLGVQPPTPEWGAMISEARTYLVTAPHLSLVPGLAIAGTVLSFNLLGDALNDALNPRMRGRLRVIGR; the protein is encoded by the coding sequence ATGGCACAACTTCAACCATCCGCCGACGCCGCCATCGCACTGCCGTCAAGGCGCGTAAGAAGGCTGCCAGCGTGGCTGCGAACCCCGGGCGGGATCGCGGGGTTTGCGGGGGTGGCCCTGTTCATCTGCGTGGCCCTGCTGGCGCCTTTGCTGTCGCCTCATGACCCCAACGCCATCGAACTGCTCAACATTCTCAAGCCGCCCTCGGCCGACCACTGGCTTGGGACCGATCAGTTCGGGCGGGACGTCTTTGCCCGCATCGTGTGGGGAAGCCGCGTCTCCCTGACCGTGGCCGTCGCGTCCCTGGGGCTGGCGGCTGCGGTGGGGATCTTCCTGGGGGCGCTGGCCGGTTACCGCGGCGGGTGGGTCGATGAGGCCACGATGCGCGTGGTCGACGTGCTGCTCTCCTTTCCGGACATCATGCTGGCCATCGCCGTCACCGCGATCCTGCCGCCGGGGCTGGTCAGCACCATCGTCGCGATCGGCGTGTACAACCTGCCCCAGGTCATGCGGGTGACGCGGGGCTCGGTGCTTTCGGTCCGCAACAACCTGTACGTCGAGGGGGCCAGGGCCGTCGGCAAGAGCGACTGGGGGATTCTCGTGCGGTACGTCATCCCCAACGCCATGCCCCCGGTGCTCGTGCTGCTCACCCTGCGAACGGCCGCTTCGATCCTCACCGCCTCGGGGTTGAGCTTCCTCGGACTGGGGGTCCAGCCGCCGACCCCGGAGTGGGGCGCCATGATAAGCGAGGCGCGCACGTACCTGGTGACGGCCCCCCATCTGAGCCTGGTTCCCGGCCTGGCGATCGCGGGCACGGTTCTTTCGTTCAACCTGCTGGGCGACGCCCTCAACGATGCGCTCAACCCGCGCATGCGAGGGCGCCTGCGAGTGATTGGACGGTAG
- a CDS encoding glutathione ABC transporter substrate-binding protein gives MTHLEPSGGQGPRGAWLWAAFVAVFAVMAAALPSAAAAQTITVATGTDAVRLDPPDMTDNPSETVLRHIMDGLVEFDERLNIRPALAERWEFANDGKDVIFYLRKGVRFHDGTPFNAQAVKANFDRILTSKLRRTALYAPYVDSVEARDAYTVVFHLKFPFGAFLHHLAHGAGLIQSPANIQRWGEKVGQHPVGTGPYRFVEWIPGDHITLEANPEYWRGRPKADRIVFRVVPEDATRVFQLQTGEADVITFVPPSEVPRLQAGAETNVLVRDSLRVIYVGFNTQRKPFDDPRVRQAINYAINKELIVSQVLGGFAQVSDSPMAPLVNGYCSTGGYPYDPQKARELLRAAGYPGGLDVTLWAPQGRYLKDYETAVAIQAMLQQVGVRAQLRTFEWATYLRNIFDVPKEQATYQMFLLGWAPSTGDADWVVRPLLHSSSHPPGDNASYYSNPAVDRLIEQGMRVSDPAARAQVYCEAQKQIVADAPWAFLHVLKQIVGVRSNLQGVKVLPIEIVLVKDAWKQ, from the coding sequence ATGACCCATCTAGAGCCCTCTGGCGGACAAGGCCCGCGCGGCGCCTGGCTGTGGGCGGCCTTCGTGGCCGTGTTTGCCGTCATGGCAGCGGCGCTTCCGTCGGCTGCTGCCGCCCAAACGATCACCGTCGCCACCGGGACGGATGCCGTCCGCCTGGATCCGCCCGACATGACGGACAACCCTTCGGAGACGGTCTTGCGTCACATCATGGATGGGCTCGTCGAGTTCGACGAGCGGCTCAACATTCGCCCGGCCCTGGCCGAGCGCTGGGAGTTCGCCAACGACGGTAAGGACGTCATCTTCTACCTTCGCAAGGGCGTGCGCTTCCACGACGGTACGCCCTTCAACGCGCAGGCGGTGAAAGCCAACTTCGACCGCATCCTGACGAGCAAGCTTCGCCGCACGGCGCTGTACGCTCCCTACGTCGACTCGGTGGAAGCGCGCGATGCCTACACGGTCGTCTTTCATCTGAAGTTTCCCTTTGGGGCCTTTCTCCACCACCTCGCCCACGGAGCCGGCCTGATTCAGTCACCGGCCAACATCCAGCGGTGGGGAGAGAAAGTTGGCCAGCACCCCGTGGGTACCGGGCCCTACCGGTTCGTTGAGTGGATTCCGGGCGACCACATCACCCTGGAGGCCAATCCCGAGTACTGGCGGGGCCGGCCCAAGGCCGACCGCATCGTCTTCCGGGTGGTCCCGGAGGACGCCACCCGCGTCTTCCAGCTGCAGACGGGCGAGGCCGACGTGATCACCTTCGTGCCGCCCAGCGAAGTGCCCCGGCTGCAGGCCGGCGCCGAGACGAACGTGCTGGTCCGGGACAGCCTTCGCGTCATTTACGTGGGCTTCAACACGCAGCGCAAGCCATTCGACGACCCGAGGGTGCGCCAGGCCATCAACTACGCGATCAACAAGGAACTGATCGTCTCCCAGGTGCTGGGCGGGTTCGCCCAGGTCTCGGACTCGCCGATGGCGCCCCTGGTCAATGGCTATTGCTCTACCGGGGGCTACCCCTACGACCCGCAAAAGGCCCGCGAACTGCTTCGCGCAGCCGGATACCCGGGCGGGCTGGACGTCACTCTGTGGGCGCCTCAGGGCCGCTACCTGAAGGATTACGAAACGGCGGTGGCCATCCAGGCAATGCTGCAGCAGGTCGGGGTGCGCGCCCAGCTTCGCACGTTCGAGTGGGCGACTTACCTGCGCAACATCTTCGATGTTCCCAAAGAGCAGGCCACCTACCAGATGTTCCTTCTGGGGTGGGCGCCGTCCACCGGTGACGCCGACTGGGTGGTGCGCCCGCTGCTCCACTCCAGCTCGCATCCGCCGGGCGATAACGCAAGCTATTACAGCAATCCTGCCGTCGACCGGCTCATCGAACAGGGCATGAGGGTGAGCGATCCGGCCGCTCGGGCCCAGGTGTATTGCGAGGCGCAGAAGCAGATCGTGGCCGACGCGCCGTGGGCGTTCTTGCACGTGCTGAAGCAGATCGTCGGGGTGCGCTCCAACCTCCAGGGCGTCAAGGTGCTGCCCATCGAAATCGTTCTGGTGAAGGACGCGTGGAAGCAGTAG
- a CDS encoding ABC transporter permease has protein sequence MTQYLLRRTGILAVVVIGILAVVFGLVRLAPGDPARLIAGPDAPPETVAQIRRQLGLDRPLPEQFVLFVQRAARGDLGSSYQTGRPVLEEIGWRYANTARLALSAVALASLVGITTGALSARYPYSLADTTVMTLSLVGVSAPVFWLGLLLMWLFAVHLRWLPTGGSGGLEHLVLPTITLGAALTATIARMTRSSLLEIIDQEYIRTARAYGVAERRILFRHALRNAILPVITVVGLQLGYSLAGAVLTETVFAWPGMGRLIAGAIFTRDYPIVQAGLLVVAVTFAVLNFVVDILYAWLDPRIRYE, from the coding sequence TTGACGCAGTACCTTCTGCGCCGAACCGGCATCCTGGCCGTCGTGGTCATCGGGATCCTCGCGGTCGTCTTCGGCCTGGTGCGGCTGGCCCCCGGGGATCCGGCCCGCCTCATTGCCGGCCCCGACGCGCCCCCGGAGACGGTGGCGCAGATCCGCCGCCAGCTCGGGCTTGACCGCCCGCTTCCGGAGCAGTTCGTCCTCTTCGTGCAGCGAGCCGCCCGGGGCGACCTGGGCTCGTCGTACCAGACGGGGCGGCCCGTTTTGGAGGAGATCGGCTGGCGCTACGCAAACACAGCCAGGCTGGCGCTCTCGGCGGTGGCGCTGGCAAGCCTGGTCGGCATCACCACGGGCGCGCTGTCCGCGCGGTACCCGTACAGCCTGGCCGACACCACGGTGATGACTCTGTCGCTTGTGGGCGTCTCGGCCCCGGTCTTCTGGCTGGGCCTGCTGCTCATGTGGCTGTTTGCGGTGCATCTCCGGTGGCTTCCCACAGGGGGGTCGGGCGGCCTGGAGCACCTGGTGCTGCCTACCATCACCCTGGGCGCCGCCCTGACGGCGACCATCGCGCGCATGACCCGTTCGAGCCTGCTCGAAATCATCGATCAGGAGTACATTCGCACGGCCCGGGCCTACGGCGTCGCCGAGCGGCGTATCCTCTTCCGGCACGCCCTTCGAAACGCCATCCTCCCCGTGATCACCGTCGTGGGCCTGCAGCTCGGCTATTCGCTGGCGGGAGCGGTCCTGACCGAGACGGTGTTTGCGTGGCCGGGCATGGGGCGCCTCATCGCCGGCGCCATCTTCACCCGGGACTATCCCATCGTTCAGGCCGGGCTTTTGGTGGTCGCCGTGACGTTCGCCGTGCTCAACTTCGTGGTGGACATCCTCTATGCGTGGCTGGACCCGCGCATCCGGTACGAGTGA
- a CDS encoding DUF3782 domain-containing protein, translated as DRILRELRIGLGSLGHRSGRGLEEAVRATVEEFSGVGPLQAERLVLKDAAGEVFGIPGQAIEFDAFVHDGRRFLVEVKGFAEPEDVLKFFRKLQFAQRQLDEPFERLMIAPFAQKRAVQLAQELGIRMLLAEAEQEEQPEASGPV; from the coding sequence CGACCGCATTCTGCGGGAGCTGCGCATCGGGCTGGGGAGCCTGGGGCACCGTTCGGGGCGCGGTCTGGAGGAGGCCGTACGCGCCACCGTCGAAGAGTTCTCGGGGGTCGGTCCGCTTCAAGCCGAACGGCTCGTGCTGAAGGACGCGGCCGGCGAGGTATTCGGCATCCCCGGGCAAGCGATTGAATTTGACGCGTTCGTCCACGATGGCCGGCGGTTTCTGGTCGAAGTAAAGGGCTTTGCAGAGCCCGAGGATGTCCTGAAGTTCTTCCGCAAGCTTCAGTTTGCCCAGCGCCAGCTCGACGAGCCGTTCGAGAGGCTGATGATCGCTCCGTTCGCACAGAAGCGGGCCGTGCAGCTTGCCCAAGAGCTCGGCATCCGGATGCTGCTGGCCGAGGCCGAACAGGAGGAGCAGCCTGAAGCCTCGGGCCCCGTTTGA